One genomic segment of Hevea brasiliensis isolate MT/VB/25A 57/8 chromosome 3, ASM3005281v1, whole genome shotgun sequence includes these proteins:
- the LOC110639288 gene encoding serine/arginine-rich splicing factor SR30, translated as MSSRASRTLYVGNLPGDIRQREVKDLFYKYGPIVDVDLKIPPRPPGYAFVEFEDARDAEDAIRGRDGYNFDGCRLRVELAHGGRRHSSPGDRYSSYSGSSGSRGPSRRSDYRVMVTGLPSSASWQDLKDHMRQAGDVCFSQVFRDRGGMTGIVDYTNYDDMKRAIKKLDDSEFRNAFSRSYVRVREYGSRRSYSRSPNRSPYGRSRSLSRSRSQSYSRSRSYSERSRSPRVKYSRRSRSLSVSSHSQAGSSPGSYRSRSRSRSPLASPSSKRAGRSPTKRGRSKSYGSRSRSPVRSDRSRSTGSMDSRDGY; from the exons ATGAGCAGCCGTGCTAGCCGCACTCTTTATGTAGGTAATCTTCCGGGAGATATTCGTCAGAGAGAAGTAAAAGATTTGTTTTACAAG TATGGGCCTATTGTTGATGTTGATTTGAAAATCCCACCGAGACCTCCTGGCTATGCTTTTGTTGAG TTTGAAGATGCTCGTGATGCTGAAGATGCTATTCGTGGTCGTGATGGCTATAACTTTGATGGATGTCGCTTACGA GTTGAGCTTGCACATGGTGGGCGAAGACATTCATCTCCCGGAGACCGTTATAGCAGTTATAGTGGTAGCAGCGGAAGCCGTGGACCTTCCAGGCGCTCTGACTATCGTG TTATGGTCACTGGATTGCCTTCTTCTGCCTCATGGCAAGATCTCAAG GATCATATGCGACAAGCTGGGGATGTTTGCTTTTCTCAGGTCTTTCGTGATCGTGGTG GTATGACTGGAATTGTAGATTATACAAACTATGATGATATGAAACGCGCT ATCAAGAAACTTGACGACTCGGAGTTTCGAAATGCATTTTCTCGGTCTTATGTACGg GTAAGGGAGTATGGTTCAAGGAGGAGCTACTCTAGGAGTCCCAATCGTAGCCCATATGGCCGAAGCAGGAGCCTAAGCCGAAGCCGAAGCCAAAGCTATAGTCGTAGTCGTAGCTATAGCGAGAGGAGCAG ATCTCCTAGGGTTAAATATTCTCGCCGATCTCGATCTTTATCTGTTTCTTCACATTCTCAGGCAGGGTCATCTCCTGGATCTTATAG ATCAAGGTCAAGATCAAGATCTCCTCTTGCATCT CCTTCCAGCAAACGAGCAGGTAGAAGCCCAACCAAACGTGGTAGAAGCAAAAGCTATGGATCTCGATCCCGTTCACCT GTGAGATCTGATCGAAGCCGATCAACAGGCTCTATGGACTCGAGGGATGGATATTGA